Proteins from one Candidatus Dormiibacterota bacterium genomic window:
- the selB gene encoding selenocysteine-specific translation elongation factor, producing the protein MIAPRQVVVGTAGHIDHGKSLLVEALTGTNPDRLKEEKERGITIDIGFANLVLDDGTRVGFVDVPGHERFVKNMLAGVGGIDLVLLVIAADESIKPQTREHFDICRLLRIPDGVVVLTKSDLVEPDILDLVRLEAREFVAGSFLQAAPMVAVSSRTGTGLEELTTVLRDLAGRAAGRAPHGLMRLPVDRSFSIKGFGSVVTGTLIAGTIREGDEVAVLPQGTKARVRGLEVFNQPTAIAHPGQRTAVNLQGVEAGAIQRGNLLTVPGVLEPSYMLDVELETLVADEAALRDLARVRFHHGTLEAMARVKLFEGGTLPPGGRGFAQLRLETPLAALPGDRFILRRYSPPITIGGGTILHTRPPKLRRSAPGARERFARLSDPSPVVRLRALVDEAGASGVDAQDLRSLTGLEPVETAHLLEPVVRAGEIVSLPAAATRYVAAEAWSDLEDQVKATLAEFHRKEPLKEGFPREELRTRLFARLHPDVFKFILTGLSQKEAVRVEKDRVALATHRVALTPKEEALLEQIEAHYSSSGTNPPELDEVVASLHADPTQARRLFHLLLLRGRLVRIPDGKVFHARALDDLKRRLWEQRARAPVIDISEFKELSGTSRKNAIPLLEHFDQTRVTRREGNKRLILPPPADAP; encoded by the coding sequence ATGATCGCCCCGCGCCAGGTCGTCGTCGGCACCGCCGGACACATCGATCACGGCAAGAGCCTGCTGGTGGAGGCCCTGACCGGCACGAATCCCGACCGCCTGAAGGAAGAGAAAGAGCGTGGCATCACCATCGACATCGGCTTCGCGAACCTCGTCCTGGACGACGGCACACGGGTCGGGTTCGTGGACGTGCCGGGTCACGAGCGCTTCGTCAAGAACATGCTCGCGGGAGTGGGAGGGATCGACCTCGTCCTGCTGGTCATCGCCGCGGACGAGTCGATCAAGCCGCAGACGCGCGAGCATTTCGACATCTGCCGCCTGCTGCGCATCCCGGACGGCGTCGTCGTCCTGACCAAGAGCGACCTGGTCGAGCCGGACATCCTCGACTTGGTGCGCCTGGAGGCGCGCGAGTTCGTGGCAGGCTCGTTTCTGCAGGCGGCGCCCATGGTCGCGGTCAGCAGCCGGACCGGGACCGGGCTCGAGGAGCTGACGACGGTGCTGCGCGATCTGGCGGGACGGGCCGCCGGGCGGGCTCCGCACGGTCTCATGCGTCTGCCGGTGGACCGCTCCTTCAGCATCAAGGGATTCGGCAGCGTCGTGACGGGGACGCTGATCGCCGGCACGATCCGCGAGGGAGACGAGGTGGCGGTCCTGCCGCAGGGGACGAAGGCGCGCGTCCGCGGCCTCGAGGTCTTCAACCAGCCGACCGCGATCGCGCATCCCGGTCAGCGGACGGCGGTCAACCTGCAAGGTGTCGAGGCGGGGGCGATCCAGCGAGGAAACCTCCTGACCGTTCCGGGAGTCCTCGAGCCGTCGTACATGCTCGACGTCGAGCTGGAGACGCTCGTGGCGGATGAGGCCGCCCTGCGCGATCTCGCGCGGGTGCGCTTCCACCATGGCACGCTCGAGGCGATGGCGCGCGTCAAGCTGTTCGAGGGCGGGACGCTCCCTCCCGGTGGCCGTGGTTTCGCGCAGCTCCGCCTGGAAACGCCGCTGGCCGCGCTGCCGGGTGATCGCTTCATCCTGCGCCGCTACTCTCCGCCGATTACCATCGGCGGCGGCACGATCCTGCACACACGCCCCCCCAAGCTGAGGCGCTCGGCGCCCGGGGCCCGTGAGCGCTTCGCGCGCCTGAGCGATCCCTCGCCCGTCGTCCGGCTGCGCGCCCTCGTCGACGAGGCGGGGGCGTCCGGTGTCGACGCGCAGGACCTGAGATCGCTCACCGGCCTGGAGCCGGTGGAGACCGCGCATCTCCTGGAGCCGGTCGTGCGCGCCGGGGAGATCGTGTCCCTCCCCGCCGCCGCGACGCGCTACGTGGCCGCGGAAGCCTGGAGCGATCTCGAGGACCAGGTGAAGGCGACGCTCGCGGAGTTCCACAGGAAGGAGCCGCTCAAGGAGGGGTTCCCCCGCGAGGAGCTGCGGACACGGCTGTTCGCCCGGCTCCATCCCGACGTCTTCAAGTTCATCCTGACGGGTCTCTCGCAGAAGGAGGCCGTGCGAGTCGAGAAGGACCGGGTCGCGCTCGCCACCCATCGCGTCGCGCTGACGCCGAAGGAGGAGGCTCTTTTGGAGCAGATCGAGGCCCATTACTCCTCGTCGGGGACCAATCCGCCCGAGCTCGACGAGGTGGTCGCGTCGCTGCACGCCGACCCGACCCAGGCCCGGCGGCTGTTCCACCTGCTCCTGCTGCGCGGGCGGCTGGTGCGCATCCCGGACGGCAAGGTGTTCCACGCGCGGGCTCTCGACGATCTCAAGCGCCGCCTCTGGGAGCAGCGCGCGCGCGCACCCGTCATCGACATCTCGGAGTTCAAGGAGCTGAGCGGCACCAGCCGCAAGAACGCCATCCCCCTCCTGGAGCATTTCGACCAGACGCGCGTCACGCGACGCGAGGGAAACAAGCGTCTCATCCTCCCGCCGCCCGCGGACGCACCCTAG
- a CDS encoding DUF507 family protein, translating to MRLSHERCVHLSHLFVNALEDEESVEFLLDPNDIRQRILQILEAELVKEDEMEEAIRRKIALHKRDVPEGSAEWDLLFRKYYDEEMKKVKRVRE from the coding sequence GTGAGACTCAGCCACGAGCGCTGCGTGCACCTGTCGCACCTCTTCGTCAACGCCCTCGAGGACGAGGAGAGCGTCGAGTTCCTGCTCGACCCGAACGACATCCGCCAGAGGATCCTGCAGATCCTCGAGGCGGAGCTGGTGAAGGAAGACGAGATGGAGGAGGCCATCCGGCGCAAGATCGCCCTGCACAAGCGCGACGTGCCGGAAGGCAGCGCCGAGTGGGATCTCCTCTTCCGCAAGTACTACGACGAGGAGATGAAGAAGGTGAAACGGGTCCGCGAGTAG
- a CDS encoding DUF507 family protein: MRLTRDQVEAISQRIVRGLIKDEIIAADRPEAAIDLLAGVFLADLAAEDRLNDEVHELLKNYSEEISRGMVNYQELFRKVKSKMARDRKMVIS, encoded by the coding sequence ATGCGTCTGACGCGCGATCAGGTCGAGGCGATCTCCCAGCGGATCGTCCGCGGACTCATCAAGGACGAGATCATCGCCGCGGACCGTCCGGAGGCGGCCATCGACCTCCTGGCGGGCGTGTTCCTGGCCGATCTCGCGGCCGAGGACCGGCTCAACGACGAGGTCCACGAGCTCCTCAAGAACTACTCCGAAGAGATCAGCCGCGGCATGGTGAACTACCAGGAGCTGTTCCGCAAGGTGAAGTCGAAGATGGCCCGGGATCGCAAAATGGTGATCTCGTGA
- a CDS encoding RNA polymerase sigma factor RpoD/SigA produces the protein MEEAGKDGSYHDLVKSNLSFVVKIASEYKNMGLPFEDLLNEGNIGLIEAAHHFDSSRGTKFITYAIWWIRKSILKALSQHSAMVRIPNYQLKKVRNVRNTERMLARELGREADREEISKELRVTIAKIDEILQMKMRELSLDEKVGKDKDTPISDYLVDGRSINPEDELIKNESQGVIRMALRSLSDQEQTVIINRFGLEGGRVFTLKEIGEKLGVSRERVRQIENQAKKRLRKLIARQQHPENLAARGARLRSSGSDPAPAVRIRSKESMSH, from the coding sequence ATGGAAGAGGCCGGCAAGGACGGCTCGTACCACGACCTGGTCAAGTCCAACCTCAGCTTCGTCGTGAAGATCGCCAGTGAATACAAGAACATGGGCCTTCCCTTCGAGGACCTGCTGAACGAGGGGAACATCGGTCTGATCGAGGCCGCCCACCATTTCGACTCGTCGCGCGGCACCAAGTTCATCACCTACGCCATCTGGTGGATCCGCAAGTCGATCCTGAAAGCGCTGTCGCAGCACTCCGCCATGGTCCGCATCCCCAACTACCAGCTCAAGAAGGTCCGCAACGTGCGCAACACCGAGCGCATGCTGGCCCGGGAGCTGGGACGGGAAGCCGACCGCGAGGAGATCTCCAAGGAACTGCGCGTCACCATCGCCAAGATCGACGAAATCCTGCAGATGAAGATGCGGGAGCTGTCCCTGGACGAGAAGGTGGGGAAGGACAAGGACACCCCGATCTCGGATTACCTGGTGGACGGACGATCGATCAACCCCGAGGACGAGCTGATCAAGAACGAGAGCCAGGGGGTCATCCGCATGGCGCTGCGCAGCCTGAGCGACCAGGAGCAGACGGTCATCATCAATCGCTTCGGGCTGGAAGGGGGGCGCGTGTTCACGCTGAAGGAGATCGGCGAGAAGCTCGGCGTCTCGCGCGAACGTGTCCGCCAGATCGAAAACCAGGCGAAGAAGCGTCTGCGCAAGCTGATCGCGCGCCAGCAGCACCCCGAGAATCTCGCCGCCCGGGGGGCCAGGCTGCGCTCGTCGGGCTCCGACCCCGCGCCCGCGGTCCGGATCCGATCGAAGGAGTCGATGTCGCACTGA
- a CDS encoding helix-turn-helix transcriptional regulator, protein MITSKFKRQSLLVGSRIRSLRKDRALTQADLAHRIGIQQSDLCRMENGEYKVSLETLFKILSIFEMNISDFFNEGAAGATREREYEFLRQYQRLSPRAQEEVQAFILFKMQTEEKVRDEKIKKDN, encoded by the coding sequence ATGATTACGTCAAAATTCAAGAGACAGTCCCTCCTGGTGGGGTCCAGGATCCGGTCACTGCGCAAGGATCGTGCGCTCACGCAGGCCGATCTGGCGCACCGCATCGGCATCCAGCAATCCGATCTGTGCCGCATGGAGAACGGCGAGTACAAGGTCAGCCTCGAGACTCTCTTCAAGATCCTCTCGATCTTCGAGATGAACATCTCCGATTTCTTCAACGAGGGAGCGGCGGGCGCGACACGGGAGCGCGAGTACGAATTTCTGCGCCAGTACCAGAGACTCTCCCCGCGGGCGCAGGAAGAGGTGCAGGCCTTCATTCTGTTCAAGATGCAGACCGAAGAGAAGGTCCGGGACGAAAAGATCAAGAAGGACAATTGA
- a CDS encoding tetratricopeptide repeat protein, whose translation MPTDRVAHYSELTAEGTLQVRRGEFRQAEEQFEAALQIARELNDQHLIHRALCNLSTARLSQGQIQEAEKGLREILLKSSDPNIIFIASSNLASALRRQGRLHKALMYAKRALRASETIDDYTWKATCHNLIANIYMNMSYLDDAMAEYRFALTLGQKGNLGTAYPVDYIKENLGYCSLLKKRYRQGIAIILEALQISLANGNTRCLVECYQDLCFAYMQLKELKQADEHGEKALKIATEKDYKDIVKNCYYLLGEVNLLMGNEERSDHYFDRLQEFYPHLPVLKQFLRTFDVSNIINLKNPF comes from the coding sequence ATGCCCACGGATCGCGTGGCGCATTACTCGGAGCTGACCGCCGAAGGCACGCTGCAGGTGCGGCGCGGCGAGTTCCGCCAGGCGGAGGAGCAGTTCGAGGCGGCCCTGCAGATCGCCCGTGAGCTGAACGATCAGCACCTCATCCACAGGGCGTTGTGCAACCTCTCGACGGCACGCCTCTCCCAGGGGCAGATCCAGGAGGCCGAGAAGGGCCTGCGCGAGATCCTGCTCAAGAGCTCCGACCCGAACATCATCTTCATCGCCTCGTCGAACCTGGCCAGCGCCCTGCGCCGCCAAGGGCGCCTCCACAAGGCGCTCATGTATGCCAAGCGCGCTCTCCGGGCGAGCGAGACCATCGACGACTACACCTGGAAGGCGACCTGCCACAACCTCATCGCCAACATCTACATGAACATGAGCTACCTGGACGACGCGATGGCGGAGTACCGCTTCGCCTTGACGCTCGGCCAGAAGGGAAACCTCGGCACCGCGTACCCTGTCGACTACATCAAGGAAAACCTGGGGTACTGCAGCCTGCTCAAGAAGCGCTATCGCCAGGGAATCGCCATCATCCTCGAGGCGCTCCAGATCTCGCTCGCCAACGGCAACACCCGGTGCCTGGTCGAGTGCTACCAGGACCTGTGCTTCGCCTACATGCAGCTCAAGGAGCTGAAACAGGCCGACGAGCACGGCGAGAAGGCTCTGAAGATCGCGACCGAGAAGGACTACAAGGACATCGTCAAGAATTGCTACTACCTGCTGGGCGAGGTGAACCTCCTGATGGGCAACGAAGAGCGCAGCGATCATTACTTCGACAGGCTCCAGGAGTTCTACCCGCACCTGCCGGTGCTGAAGCAGTTCCTGAGGACGTTCGACGTGAGCAACATCATCAATCTCAAGAACCCCTTCTAG
- a CDS encoding rhomboid family intramembrane serine protease, protein MSSHRPQYSPQIGLGGRITPGVKALLIANVSVFALQVLAQQIARTDDVEQIFGLLPNMVLHNLQLWRLVTYMFLHSTSWLSHLLLNMLMLWMFGTEVERVWGTREFVKYYFLCGIGAAITTCFVFRDSNTIGASGAIFGVMLAYGLMYPNRQIFFWFIFPMRAISFVLLCTGIELFSLLGLPDNVAHFAHLGGMLFGYLYLKRAWRLKEVWNELRWRLRRRRFRVMRGEDDHYPYH, encoded by the coding sequence ATGTCCTCCCACCGCCCGCAATACAGCCCTCAGATCGGTCTCGGTGGTCGCATCACCCCGGGTGTGAAGGCGCTCCTGATCGCGAACGTCAGCGTGTTCGCGCTCCAGGTGCTGGCGCAGCAGATTGCCCGGACGGACGACGTCGAGCAGATCTTCGGTCTGCTGCCGAACATGGTTCTGCACAATTTGCAGCTCTGGCGCCTGGTCACCTATATGTTCCTGCACTCCACGAGCTGGCTCAGCCACCTGCTCCTGAACATGCTCATGCTCTGGATGTTCGGGACGGAGGTCGAGCGCGTCTGGGGGACGCGCGAGTTCGTGAAATATTACTTCCTGTGCGGCATCGGAGCGGCCATCACGACCTGCTTCGTGTTCAGGGACAGCAACACGATCGGCGCTTCGGGCGCCATCTTCGGGGTGATGCTGGCCTACGGTCTGATGTACCCCAATCGACAGATCTTCTTCTGGTTCATCTTCCCCATGCGGGCGATCAGCTTCGTCCTTCTGTGCACGGGGATCGAGCTGTTCTCCCTCCTGGGCCTGCCGGACAACGTGGCGCATTTCGCCCACCTCGGCGGGATGCTGTTCGGGTACCTGTACCTGAAGCGCGCCTGGCGGCTGAAGGAAGTCTGGAACGAGCTGCGCTGGCGCCTGCGCCGGCGCCGCTTCCGTGTGATGCGCGGCGAGGACGATCACTACCCCTACCACTGA
- a CDS encoding HNH endonuclease, with protein sequence MLDTNVLVLNRLFQAIQVTTVRKAFCLLYKGHVRAVASDYTTYDWEDWVDVPPQPHEDSIITPTLRIRIPRVVLLVDFDRLPRHEVRFTRKNIFYRDRNRCQYCGEKFQTRDLNLDHVVPLSRGGKSTWENVVCCCIACNSRKGGLLPEEAGMHIIRPPVKPRWHPLVKISFTTGQYEVWKNFLDIAYWNTDLRET encoded by the coding sequence ATGCTGGACACCAACGTTCTCGTTCTCAACAGACTGTTTCAGGCCATCCAGGTCACCACGGTCCGCAAGGCATTCTGTCTCCTCTACAAGGGGCATGTGCGCGCCGTGGCCTCCGATTACACGACATACGACTGGGAGGACTGGGTGGACGTCCCGCCCCAGCCCCACGAGGATTCCATCATCACGCCGACGCTGCGCATCCGCATTCCGCGCGTCGTCCTGCTGGTGGATTTCGATCGGCTGCCCCGGCACGAGGTCCGCTTCACCCGGAAGAACATCTTCTATCGCGACCGCAACCGCTGCCAGTACTGCGGCGAGAAGTTCCAGACGCGCGATCTCAACCTCGACCACGTCGTGCCGCTGTCGCGCGGGGGAAAGTCGACCTGGGAGAACGTCGTGTGCTGCTGCATCGCCTGCAATTCCAGGAAGGGAGGCCTCCTCCCGGAGGAGGCCGGCATGCACATCATCCGTCCGCCGGTGAAGCCGCGCTGGCATCCGCTCGTCAAGATCTCGTTCACCACCGGGCAGTACGAGGTCTGGAAGAACTTCCTCGACATCGCCTACTGGAACACCGACCTGCGCGAGACCTAG
- a CDS encoding D-alanine--D-alanine ligase family protein: MRTRKKETRGAGHGHARLRVGVIYGGRSVEHEVSLVSARAIMQALDPRRYEVVPIGITRQGRWVLAGAHWTLPPDPSVRGLVRLRNGGRAGTALASLPRAALKSAAGPGRDPGPLGRLDVIFPVVHGMGGEEGTLQGLLELADIPYVGAGVLGSALGMDKAMMKVVFREAGLPIVDHRVLRRSDLEAGRDRFVQAVEEAFGYPCFVKPANGGSSVGVSKAKRRADLLEAIDLAARYDRKIIVERGVDAREIECSVLGNDEPEASVPGEIVPGNEFYDYRAKYIDENSRLLIPAPLSPEQTQRVRDLALRAFRALDLCGMARADFFLDRTSDALFINEVNTIPGFTPISMYPKLWEASGVPFPALVDRLIRLAVERHREKKSLITSYRPARNGRRSLTKG, from the coding sequence GTGAGGACACGGAAGAAGGAGACCCGCGGCGCCGGCCACGGTCACGCCCGCCTTCGCGTCGGCGTGATCTACGGCGGCCGGTCGGTCGAGCACGAGGTCTCTCTGGTCTCGGCGCGGGCCATCATGCAGGCGCTCGACCCGCGCCGGTACGAGGTCGTCCCGATCGGCATCACGCGGCAGGGACGCTGGGTGCTGGCTGGAGCGCATTGGACCCTGCCCCCCGATCCCTCGGTGCGGGGGCTCGTGCGTCTGAGGAACGGCGGGCGGGCGGGAACGGCGCTCGCCTCCCTGCCCAGGGCGGCCCTCAAGTCCGCCGCCGGGCCGGGCCGCGACCCGGGGCCGCTGGGGCGACTCGATGTCATCTTCCCCGTCGTCCATGGCATGGGCGGAGAGGAGGGCACGCTACAGGGGCTCCTCGAGCTGGCGGACATCCCCTACGTCGGCGCGGGTGTCCTGGGCTCGGCGCTGGGGATGGACAAGGCGATGATGAAGGTCGTGTTCCGCGAGGCCGGTCTCCCGATCGTCGATCACCGTGTCCTGCGGCGAAGCGACCTCGAAGCCGGGCGCGACCGCTTCGTCCAGGCGGTCGAGGAGGCCTTCGGCTATCCCTGCTTCGTGAAGCCCGCGAACGGCGGCTCGAGCGTCGGGGTCAGCAAGGCGAAGCGGCGCGCCGATCTCCTCGAGGCCATCGATCTGGCGGCGCGCTACGACCGCAAGATCATCGTGGAGCGAGGCGTCGACGCGCGCGAGATCGAGTGCAGCGTCCTCGGGAACGACGAGCCGGAGGCCTCGGTGCCGGGGGAGATCGTGCCGGGAAACGAGTTCTACGATTACCGGGCCAAGTACATCGACGAGAACTCGCGCCTGCTGATTCCGGCCCCCTTGAGCCCGGAGCAGACACAACGCGTCCGCGACCTGGCGCTGCGCGCGTTCCGGGCCCTGGACCTCTGCGGCATGGCCCGCGCCGATTTTTTCCTCGACCGGACGAGCGATGCCCTCTTCATCAACGAAGTGAACACGATCCCCGGGTTCACGCCGATCAGCATGTATCCGAAGCTGTGGGAGGCGAGCGGCGTGCCGTTCCCGGCCCTGGTCGATCGGCTGATCCGTCTGGCCGTCGAGCGGCACAGGGAAAAAAAGAGCCTGATCACCTCCTACCGGCCCGCGCGGAACGGTCGCCGCTCCTTGACAAAAGGCTGA
- the hflX gene encoding GTPase HflX, with translation MNRPEQAILVGLCRNRCDRAEVDEHLLELGLLAETAGALVVGTVVQDRGPLHAATLVRRGKVEELALMARARRADLAIFDEDLSPAQVKNLEKEAGVKILDRSGLILDIFARRARTREARTQVELAQLRYLLPRLTRQWTHLSRQDGGIGQRGVGETQLEIDRRLIRRRIARLASDLSSIETERDERRKKRSAVPRVALVGYTNAGKSTLMNLLTGARARVENRLFSTLDPLVRRCERGGRPSFLVVDTVGFIRKLPHHLVASFRSTLEEAAGTDLLVHVVDSSSSSLQDQMRSTRDTLEGLGLADDPRLVVFNKMDLAPADALDRLRREYPEAVFLSALDPSQADRIETRVRAALRASRAAGPPASVARSLAPVWVLGRGGDS, from the coding sequence GTGAACCGTCCGGAACAGGCCATTCTCGTAGGGCTCTGCCGCAATCGCTGTGACCGCGCCGAGGTCGACGAGCACCTTCTGGAGCTGGGTCTTCTCGCGGAGACGGCGGGAGCCCTGGTCGTCGGCACGGTGGTCCAGGATCGGGGCCCCCTGCACGCGGCGACGCTGGTGAGACGCGGCAAGGTGGAGGAGCTGGCGCTGATGGCCCGCGCGCGCCGGGCCGATCTGGCCATCTTCGACGAGGACCTGTCACCGGCCCAGGTCAAGAACCTCGAGAAGGAGGCCGGCGTGAAGATCCTGGACCGCTCCGGCCTCATCCTCGACATCTTCGCGCGCCGCGCCCGCACGCGCGAGGCGCGCACCCAGGTCGAGCTGGCGCAGCTGCGCTATCTCCTGCCGCGCCTGACGCGTCAGTGGACCCACCTGTCGCGGCAGGACGGCGGCATCGGGCAGAGGGGCGTGGGCGAGACGCAGCTCGAGATCGACCGCCGCCTGATCCGCAGGCGGATCGCGCGCCTGGCGTCGGACCTGAGCAGCATCGAGACCGAGCGCGATGAACGGCGCAAGAAGCGCTCGGCCGTGCCGCGCGTGGCGCTCGTCGGCTACACGAACGCCGGCAAATCGACCCTCATGAACCTGTTGACCGGTGCCCGTGCGCGAGTCGAGAACCGCCTCTTCTCCACGCTCGATCCGCTGGTGCGGCGCTGCGAGCGCGGCGGGCGTCCGTCCTTCCTGGTCGTCGACACGGTCGGGTTCATCCGCAAGCTGCCGCACCACCTCGTCGCCTCGTTCCGCAGCACGCTCGAAGAGGCGGCCGGCACCGACCTCCTCGTGCACGTCGTCGACTCCTCCTCCTCTTCGCTGCAGGACCAGATGAGGAGCACACGCGACACCCTGGAGGGCCTGGGGCTCGCCGACGACCCGCGTCTCGTGGTGTTCAACAAGATGGATCTGGCCCCCGCGGACGCGCTCGACAGGCTCAGGCGCGAGTATCCCGAGGCGGTGTTCCTGTCGGCCCTGGACCCCTCGCAGGCGGATCGGATCGAAACGCGCGTCCGGGCGGCCCTGCGCGCCTCCAGGGCCGCCGGGCCGCCGGCCTCCGTCGCGAGGTCGCTCGCGCCGGTCTGGGTCCTCGGCCGGGGGGGTGACTCGTGA
- a CDS encoding TlpA disulfide reductase family protein: MPTLGPLAGNRVGDLAHDFTLKDLNNQKHTLKELRGKQVVHVVFWATWCVPCLEEIPALRTIQEKYRDRGVQILGIVVERDQTKDGVRAAARDMKINYPILWDDGGEVQDRYKVEYIPQNFLIGKDGVIRYAGTLLPSNYEALLEALLKDDAAARTAHR; this comes from the coding sequence ATGCCGACCCTCGGGCCGCTCGCCGGAAATCGTGTCGGCGACCTCGCGCACGATTTCACGCTCAAGGATCTGAACAACCAGAAGCACACGCTGAAAGAGCTGCGGGGGAAGCAGGTGGTCCACGTCGTCTTCTGGGCGACCTGGTGCGTCCCGTGCCTGGAGGAGATCCCGGCGCTGCGCACGATCCAGGAGAAGTACCGCGATCGGGGCGTTCAGATTCTCGGGATTGTCGTCGAAAGGGATCAGACGAAGGACGGCGTGCGGGCCGCGGCCCGCGACATGAAGATCAACTACCCCATCCTTTGGGACGACGGCGGCGAAGTCCAGGATCGTTACAAGGTCGAGTACATTCCGCAGAATTTTCTCATCGGAAAAGACGGCGTGATTCGCTACGCCGGCACCTTGCTGCCCTCCAATTACGAGGCGCTCCTCGAGGCGTTGTTGAAGGACGATGCCGCCGCCCGGACCGCCCACCGGTAG
- the trxA gene encoding thioredoxin, translating to MVEVDDGNFESEVLRSTVPVLLDFSAEWCAPCKRLQPIVEAIAQEYDGRLKVAHLDIDKAQSTAVRYGIMSVPTVLLFKGGKVQDQLLGYVPKDKLIEKINPIL from the coding sequence GTGGTCGAGGTGGACGACGGCAATTTCGAGAGCGAGGTCCTGCGCTCGACCGTCCCGGTTCTCCTGGATTTTTCCGCGGAGTGGTGCGCGCCCTGCAAGAGGCTGCAGCCGATCGTCGAGGCGATCGCGCAGGAGTACGACGGCCGCCTGAAGGTGGCGCACCTGGACATCGACAAGGCGCAGTCCACCGCCGTCCGGTACGGCATCATGTCGGTCCCGACCGTCCTGCTCTTCAAGGGAGGGAAGGTTCAGGACCAATTGCTGGGGTACGTGCCGAAAGACAAGCTGATCGAGAAGATCAATCCGATCCTGTGA
- a CDS encoding asparaginase, producing MSRGYVPLVEVRRGEIVESVHFGAIAVVDALGRRVAAVGEPTQPVVLRSTAKPAQVLPLIDSGGAERFRFSDEQIAVMIGSHGGEPFHVGAVRSILETIGLDERALQCGAHDPYHRPSARALRQSGQEPTPLHNNCSGKHAGMLALAVHLGAPIDRYLEPGHPVQERIRARLESLAGLAPGPAPSLIDGCSAPTFAMPLAGLALLYARLAAPAGPAADADSSVRRAVAAMRGHPEMIAGTDRLCTALMRTGRSGLIAKIGAEGMYALAWERGGTGYGLALKISDGEGQRSRHSVALEALRQLEVLPAEEASSLRARFVDEIRNHRDLVVGSIRTTFRLA from the coding sequence GTGTCCAGAGGCTATGTCCCATTGGTCGAGGTCCGCCGCGGCGAGATCGTCGAGTCCGTCCATTTCGGGGCGATCGCGGTGGTCGACGCGCTGGGCAGACGCGTCGCGGCCGTCGGCGAACCGACGCAACCGGTCGTGCTGCGCTCCACCGCGAAGCCGGCGCAGGTTCTGCCGCTGATCGACTCGGGGGGCGCGGAGCGCTTCCGCTTCAGCGACGAGCAGATCGCCGTGATGATCGGATCACACGGCGGCGAGCCGTTCCACGTCGGCGCCGTCCGCTCGATTCTCGAGACGATCGGTCTCGACGAGAGGGCGCTGCAGTGCGGCGCGCACGATCCCTACCACCGGCCCTCCGCCCGCGCCCTCCGGCAGAGCGGCCAGGAGCCCACGCCCCTGCACAACAACTGCTCCGGGAAGCACGCCGGCATGCTGGCGCTGGCGGTCCACCTGGGGGCCCCGATCGATCGTTATCTGGAGCCGGGACACCCGGTGCAGGAGCGCATCCGCGCGCGCCTCGAGTCCCTCGCCGGTCTCGCGCCGGGCCCCGCGCCCAGCCTGATCGACGGCTGCTCGGCGCCCACCTTCGCCATGCCGCTGGCCGGTCTGGCGCTGCTGTACGCGCGGCTCGCGGCGCCTGCCGGACCCGCGGCGGACGCGGACTCCTCCGTGCGGCGTGCGGTCGCGGCCATGCGCGGCCACCCCGAGATGATCGCCGGCACCGACCGGTTGTGCACCGCGCTCATGCGGACCGGCCGCTCCGGTCTCATCGCCAAGATCGGCGCCGAGGGGATGTATGCCCTCGCCTGGGAACGGGGCGGGACGGGGTACGGCCTGGCTCTCAAGATCTCGGACGGGGAAGGGCAGCGATCGAGGCACAGCGTGGCTCTCGAGGCGCTGCGTCAGCTCGAGGTCCTCCCGGCGGAGGAGGCCTCGAGCCTGCGCGCACGGTTCGTGGACGAGATCCGCAACCACCGCGACCTGGTCGTCGGCAGCATCCGCACCACCTTTCGGCTGGCCTGA